One part of the Haliotis asinina isolate JCU_RB_2024 chromosome 2, JCU_Hal_asi_v2, whole genome shotgun sequence genome encodes these proteins:
- the LOC137273175 gene encoding uncharacterized protein, translating into MGGCASKNKQPKEEAYKPANAPSSQPEFEEIVPEVKADVAASKPLLRANGSASAADGDKREFRNSVGPGGVILPNQPPVKDEADPSIPFIDASEDELDDHSTPAKSLFSGNLSKVGEVASDVQVSVEAAAAAGMQEVSDKVTSEAEAAEASFESGKEKAKEKLTELKQNVEEISSVTVAQVQSAFSGNDSATGVLDQVAPGDTNGELAVVKEGATEEKAGGLVDEVMKSVEDKTANESLVDDVLKAAMPEVVTQDDESEPSSTVDAVKEKASETFESAVSFGKEVLPSTDAVQETVQNGVSSLVEQIKDEFTGFRSSLLGKTEDAPSQEQIIKISESVGYIYSPQVCGVGFRVGDKYIMTAYNLIRDIIANMGTPEQQMFNNKEIWIQFEYLQMGEYEFDNLTRFKFVSMPYTNPDLDVAILELESHDKKTLPPPLASFSDISEHGKVEFVGHDGSPAKRRNPSRLAAHPTDTEVDNAVEWVRGKHYPGTGFQGLSDPNKLRFHGPLHQCTSGSPGVVVDGKELYVVAVQTKSYPNFYWNLEYDERESIPEGYLLDEAVSTSAVYLHLKEQGHLSELCSNIFGHSFEKQS; encoded by the exons ATGGGTGGGTGTGCAtctaaaaacaaacaaccaaaggAGGAGGCCTACAAGCCGGCTAATGCTCCGTCCAGTCAGCCGGAGTTTGAGGAGATCGTACCGGAAGTAAAAGCGGATGTGGCAGCCAGCAAGCCCTTGCTGAGGGCTAACGGGTCGGCTTCAGCGGCTGACGGCGACAAGCGGG AGTTCCGGAACTCAGTCGGCCCAGGAGGAGTCATTCTACCCAATCAGCCACCAGTGAAAGATGAG GCAGATCCTTCCATCCCCTTCATTGACGCGTCTGAGGATGAACTGGACGATCATTCGACTCCAGCCAAGTCGCTCTTTTCCGGGAACCTGTCCAAAGTTGGGGAGGTGGCGTCTGACGTCCAGGTGTCTGTAGAAGCAGCAGCTGCAGCTGGGATGCAGGAGGTGTCAGATAAAGTAACTTCAGAGGCAGAAGCTGCAGAGGCAAGCTTTGAATCTGGCAAAGAAAAAGCCAAGGAAAAGTTGACGGAGTTGAAGCAAAACGTTGAGGAAATCAGTTCTGTGACAGTGGCTCAAGTCCAGTCTGCGTTTTCTGGGAACGACTCCGCTACCGGAGTCCTAGATCAGGTGGCGCCTGGTGACACGAACGGGGAACTGGCAGTTGTGAAGGAAGGTGCAACTGAGGAGAAAGCCGGAGGTCTTGTGGACGAAGTGATGAAGAGCGTTGAAGACAAAACAGCTAATGAGAGCCTCGTAGACGATGTCTTGAAGGCTGCCATGCCGGAGGTGGTCACACAAGATGACGAGTCAGAACCGTCTTCAACCGTTGATGCTGTGAAAGAGAAAGCAAGCGAAACGTTTGAATCCGCCGTTTCCTTCGGCAAGGAAGTACTTCCATCAACGGATGCCGTCCAGGAGACTGTACAGAACGGAGTGTCATCTCTTGTAGAACAGATCAAAGATG AGTTCACGGGCTTCCGGTCGTCTTTGCTGGGGAAGACAGAAGACGCCCCTAGCCAGGAGCAGATAATCAAGATCAGCGAATCTGTTGGGTACATATACTCTCCTCAAGTCTGCGGTGTTGGCTTCAGAGTCGGGGACAAGTACATCATGACAGCATACAACCTCATCAGAGACATCATCG CTAACATGGGAACACCGGAACAACAGATGTTCAACAACAAGGAAATCTGGATTCAGTTTGAATACCTCCAAATGGGGGAATATGAATTCGACAACCTGACCAGATTCAAGTTTGTTTCCATGCCCTATACCAACCCAGACCTAGACGTGGCCATCCTGGAACTGGAAAGTCACGACAAGAAGACACTGCCGCCTCCTCTTGCCAGTTTCTCCGACATCAGCGAGCATGGGAAAGTGGAGTTTGTTGGCCACGATGGTAGTCCAGCCAAGAGACGAAACCCATCCAGACTTGCTGCTCATCCAACAGACACAGAAGTTGACAATGCCGTGGAATGGGTCCGCGGTAAGCACTACCCAGGCACTGGCTTCCAGGGCCTGTCTGACCCCAACAAACTCCGGTTCCATGGGCCCCTTCATCAGTGTACATCTGGATCCCCGGGTGTAGTTGTTGATGGTAAAGAGCTTTATGTTGTTGCTGTTCAGACAAAGTCCTACCCGAACTTCTACTGGAACCTGGAGTATGATGAGCGGGAGAGTATCCCGGAAGGTTACCTCCTTGACGAAGCGGTGAGCACTTCGGCTGTGTATTTGCACCTCAAGGAGCAGGGGCACCTGTCTGAACTCTGTAGTAATATCTTTGGTCACTCTTTTGAAAAGCAGTCATGA